The following is a genomic window from Haliaeetus albicilla chromosome 13, bHalAlb1.1, whole genome shotgun sequence.
ACCACTGAGCTGAGCCATCTGATGTTGACATCCTCTAGCTAGAGCTTCCACATACGGAAATGAAGATGGAGCTGGCAGGTTATTTGGCCCCATTCTTATACAAAACCATTGTACATTCTTATACCAAACACTGTatgtaggtttttttcagatgcagctggtaatcccttttttttctggtgaacACCACAGAACTGGTTGTTCTTATGCCCCAGCTTCCAGAATCAGGTGTGTCAGATATAAGCTCTGTTCTCGGTTAAAAAATATGTGCagatttcacagcagcagtAAACCTTTAATGCCCCCAAATCAGAAGACAAACAcacctcattttctttctggatttttaCATCAGTCTTAAGATTTAAAGGCTCATTACGTCCAGAGTTTGAAATGAACAACTGTGATGCAGCAAAGCTCTCCCTGTCTTAGACAATAGTCCATGTATATCCAAGTGTATTTTTAAGTATACTCCTAATCTTAAACCtctcagggtaaaaaaaaaaaaccaaaaaaaaccaacaaaaaagaCCTCAGAAAACCAAAGACTACCTTTTCCTGATCACTCGTTATCTGTTTCCTCCACTGCTTTGACAAGTCCTCTCACTAGCCAGACCCAGATCCCCACCTCCCTATCTGCACCACTCCCCCACACCCCCgctatttctattttccttcatttctctctccctcaTCTACTTGCTTTTCCATCCATCCTTGGCTCCCTTCCACACATAGCACAAAGCTCTAGAAAACCAACTCATGTCCGAGAACAAACTTCAGCTCAATTAGTCGAAGATTATTTCCTCATCCTTGCATTTCTTCAACCCAATCCTGATTTTTTAAAGCGCCAGAAGTTTTTGCGGAGAAGAGCACTCAGTCttggggaaggggctggtgGAGGGGCTCAGGGCTGGGACTGTTTGTCCAAGAGGTTTCTCAGATGCAGGTCTCAGATTTAATCCTAAGAAAGCAGCGATGGCCTCACGTCCTCCCCGGTGGGGCGCGTGGAGCTGCGCTAGCGGATGAAGGATGCCACCTGAGCTGCCACTCCAAAGGGAGCGGAATAGGCTGCTGCTAATCCTTGCAGGCCGACCACCAAGTAGCGGCATCCCTTCTGCAGAGCTTTGCTGACATTCTGCGGAGAGAGATGGGAGAAGGGGataaaaaaaggagaggtgATAGAAAATACCTTCACGTAAAATCGTTCCAACAGCCAATGTCACCAACCCAGAAAATGAACTTCTCCCACAGCTAATGAGGGCTTGAGCATAGACCAACATATTATCATCtatttttatacagaaataCACACCTACAGAGTATAGTTAAACTGAACAGGTGCAGCCTCCACAGGAAGCCAGGCTTTTACGTGGGCTTCTATTCAAGaataaaattagtttaaattCACACCTAGTTTGTAGAGGTACATGTTTCCCACACACACATGTTGTAAGTATGTTAGTAACTCTCAAAAGCACATAAGCTGTTAAAACTGGTGCTGAACAAGAAGGCAGTAAACCactaagaatatttttatgGAAACTTCATTGCTTTTTGTCAAAGATATGTTTGGTCAAAATAAGAATGTTTTGACCCACTTTCACGTCTCTACAGGTTTAAGAGCTCATCTATGTACTGCATTAGAGATAACTTGCTGCAGATTATTTAAACTAACAACCTTAAtctaattttaatttcactCTTGATAGTTTTTGCTCATATGGCTGGTCATGACTGGGGAATTAATACAGTGTGGTCAGTTTGGGAGGAATATCAGAATTAACTGTTAGTAGCACTTTATGGTTGTGTGGGACTATATCAAAATCGCCTCTTGTAATATGGAAAACACTGGAACAGAGGATATACTTTTAAATCAGTGAAATCCAGTCAGTATCTATTATATTCCTAGGATTTCTTAAAGCTGGATTACAGTGGCACTGGCACATGAAAACCTTCAGCTGTCACGATGCCACTACATAGCTGATTTTTGCTGCATTTACTCCTATGGAAACTTACTTGAAGGGAGTTaagaaggcaaaataaaagggCAGCTCGAGCCTGGGGGTAGAGCCTGAGGACGGAGGAGGAGACGCAGGgccttcccttcccacctctgCCCTGTCCTACTATGTCACACGGGCagcttctttcctccctcctgcgCTGTGTGCCACTTACCTACCCGCACCTCACCAACGCTTTCACAAGTTGTTCTTCACTGCCAAAGCCAAACTGGCAAACCTTCCCTGTGGGGATGTCGTCTGACCAATACAAAAGGGAATACGCAGCGTCCAAGCACTGGCCCGTGCTCTAAACACAGTTACAAGTGCATTTATACCAACAGCACACACAGCAATAGCACCAATAGCAAAATTATGAACTGCTGCGACATAACCGTGCTCACAGAACTGCTCTGTATAAATCGAGACTACAGACTTGACACTGCTTCCTACTACATGTGCTTACTGTGACTTGGAAATCAGTGTTGGAAACTCAAAGTATCAAATCCATCATTAAAGAATGAAATATTCCATTCCTCTTTATGAAACGGTAGTATTTGTGAGGCAGCTCATGACTACGCTGTTATCTGTAAACTGTGTGAATTTCAAAGTAAGTAACTTTGCCAAACTAACTGGCATTTTCTGCATATCGGAGATAGCAAGCATAACTTTACCAAAAtcaccattttttaaagaacGCAGTAGAAAGTCTTGTCTCATGCTGACATCTGTAATCTCTCTGGTAGGAAAAGATTCTGGGCACCAAACAGGTTTTTCCTGCTCACACAGAAACTACTTTTTGCTACAAATATCCAAGTCATACCAGAGCTGTACTTCAGTGACataacaagagaaaaaataatcgAATTCCTCCAAATAGCGCTTTCGTAATCAAAGGCACCCGGCCTccgggggaaaaaaacccaacaagccACCGGACTGCCGGACTTGTGACTTTCcacacaggaaagcaaaagaacaaTTCTGATCCAAAATAGTTGTTACACAATGAAGAGCACGTTgcgtttttttctttaactcaTACCAGTGGCTTTCAGGGGACGCCGGGACGGTAAACTGGCGAACGAGTGTACCGGAGGGATGTTATTGCCCTTTCTTTCGGTCACTGAAGTAGAcgaaaaaaaccaaagaaaagcagGCCAATTAACTGGAAGTTTTAAGGGATGGTGTCAAAACAACGCCGCCGAGGGAAACGCAGAACAAAGAAAGGCAAAGTGCCCGTCACATGGACCAGCTTAGTGTCATTTTCACTCCGAAACGGCAGATTTTCTACTCTCTGATCCCGGCGAGGGTCGGCgtcctgcctgccttccccagcagcaccgCCTCCTCCCCGGCAAGACCACGACCCAGCCCGGCGGCGGACCCCGCCTCGGGGCTCAGCGCCGCCGCTCAAGCGCCTGAGGGACAAGGGGGACTTGGGTGCCGagaccccccccggcccgcccggcGCCGAGGGTCCCCGCTCCGGCGTCCCCGGGCGCGCCCTGCCCTCACCTTCCCGTACTCCTTCAGCCGCTTCCCGTAGGGCCGCTTGGCGGCGGCCCGCGGCGGGCGCAGCGGCTCGTAGGAGTCGGGCAGGAGGACGAAGTGCACCTTCCTGGAGGCAGagccgccctcctcctcctcctcctccttctccttctccagcgCGCTGCccccagccgccgccgccgcctcctcgtcctcctcgcCGGGCAGGATGGAGACCTGGTCGTCGTCGCGCCCGCGGCGGCAGTACCTGCCCCTGGCCTTGGCGCCCCGCCGCGCACCCACCGTCATGGTGCCGCCGGGCGCCGACCCGTCCGCGCGGACCAGCCGGCCGcttcctccgccgccgccgctgcgccACAGGTGTGGCCGGAGGCGGccgctgccccctccccggggcgggACGGCGGCGGGAAGAGGcgccccgggccccgccgccgtgATGGGCCGCGGAAACCGGCCCGCGGTAGCGGGCCGAGGGCTGGCCGACCCGCGGCGGCGGGCCCCGGCCCCGCAAACCGTGTCCCGCCTTGCTGGGGAAAGCCGGGGGTTCGCTGCGGGAAGCCCACCACTCGCCCCGCGGCAGCTCGGCAGAGGGCAAGCCCACCCTGTCGCTAGCGGTGGGACAGGCGGCCGCTGCGGCCTCCGCGCCCCGACCGCTGGCGAAGGCTGAGGTAGCTCCTTCCCTGGCATCGCACGCACCGCTCCACGCCGGCAGCGGCTTCGGGAGGCCACGCTCTTCTTCCCCTCCGAAACAAAACGCCAGACTCCCTGGTAATCCCCCTGTTACAGGTGGTCCTGCCGGGAGCTCGGGCGAACAGCGTCTCCGGCGTACTGGGCTCCGTTGTGCTGCCCCCGGGCAGGGGGAAGGTTCGGAAGTCTTCGCTGAAGGGCAAAGTTTCTCCCTGGTTTTTGCCCAGATGCAGGGGGAGGCTGAGGGCCACGCGCCTCTGTCGCTGGGTGGGCTGCAGTTTAACAACTGCACTTCCTAAGCCGGGTTCGTGTAGCTGGGGTCGgtcaagaaatgcaaaattgcACAGGGAGGAtcaatattatttattaaaccAGGTGGCATATTTATCAACATTTGACGCATATACAAATACTTCAGACAAGCAGGTGCGATAAGGGGACAGACTAATCCTTTACCGTGGATTTTTCTTACTAAGGAACGAAGCCTTGAACCTATGTCTGATGCGCTCTTTAACATTCAGCAAGCAAATCCTGCACCCAGCATGGTTACCCGCCCCAAGGATGGTGCTTCGCCATCGTCACGGCTCCAGCCAGAAAGCAGTGTAACGGACACCTCGGCCAACCCTCTGAGGGGTGGAAGACGCGAGCTAAGTCCCAGGTCTGTCACTACGGGAAAAGTGCTCTACCCCTTCCcctattttatatttaaaggcGTCACCACTCCTGTTACCATCGTCAGGTTTTTAATTTAACTCTGCAGAAGGATGAGGTGGAGACCTAAACCCAGGACATGCTCCGAGTACCGGTCCCAGACGGACACCTACCACAGACCACGCGTGGTCCTCAGAGCTTCTCCTTCCTCCGGGCTCTGGCTGCGGCAGCGCCTGCAAGGGCCCGTTTCTGAGCCacccagttctctcccccacctcctGGAGCCAGATGCTCAACTTGCCAATGTCCTGGAGGTGTAGGTATGTCCTAAACACTGCAGAGACTGTGAGACTGAGTAGCACCGTAGGTCCTGTCCCAAGTACCTGCTTTAACACTAATCACATGGTAGGGCCTGAAGCAGCAAGGTATAGGAGATAAATTTTGCATGCTCTAATGTGTTGCTGTAGATTTTAAGGTGCTACTTTCTTAGGTA
Proteins encoded in this region:
- the C13H1orf115 gene encoding required for drug-induced death protein 1, encoding MTVGARRGAKARGRYCRRGRDDDQVSILPGEEDEEAAAAAGGSALEKEKEEEEEEGGSASRKVHFVLLPDSYEPLRPPRAAAKRPYGKRLKEYGKNVSKALQKGCRYLVVGLQGLAAAYSAPFGVAAQVASFIR